The following coding sequences lie in one Heyndrickxia oleronia genomic window:
- a CDS encoding extradiol ring-cleavage dioxygenase, with protein MLSNRFVKYVTERVMRMNPFVFACIAPHGSEIIPELGGTKPERMRLTRDSMMKLGHKMHDAKPDTIIVLTPHGTRIDGYFSVSNSEKMYGFVEENDGFYELERYVDRDLALAITKEAKEHNIPIASINYGTASGPISCLPLDWGAIVPLSFMPDVPIVVINPSRDLSFETHIKLGQMMNQVVQKSNKRVALIASCDWAHAHDERGPYGFDPAAALLDEEVVGFIRSNELEKMAEFDQEYIDAAKPDGIWQTLILAGAIPKEARNIHLYSYEVPTYFGLICAEITSSQTSYHVY; from the coding sequence ATGTTGTCGAATAGATTTGTAAAATATGTTACTGAAAGAGTGATGAGGATGAATCCTTTTGTGTTTGCTTGTATTGCCCCTCATGGTAGTGAAATCATACCTGAATTAGGTGGTACGAAACCAGAAAGAATGAGGCTAACAAGAGATAGTATGATGAAGCTCGGTCATAAAATGCATGATGCTAAGCCAGACACGATTATTGTTCTTACACCTCATGGCACAAGAATTGATGGGTATTTTTCAGTATCTAATAGTGAAAAAATGTATGGATTTGTTGAAGAGAATGATGGATTTTACGAGCTTGAACGGTATGTCGATCGTGATCTAGCACTTGCCATTACAAAAGAAGCAAAGGAGCACAACATTCCTATTGCCTCTATTAATTACGGAACAGCCTCTGGCCCCATTTCCTGCTTGCCACTCGATTGGGGTGCAATTGTTCCTTTATCTTTTATGCCAGATGTACCAATTGTTGTTATCAATCCATCAAGAGACTTATCATTTGAAACGCATATTAAGCTTGGTCAAATGATGAATCAGGTGGTCCAAAAATCGAACAAACGTGTCGCTCTAATTGCAAGCTGCGACTGGGCACATGCCCATGATGAGCGTGGTCCATATGGCTTTGACCCCGCTGCAGCACTACTTGATGAAGAGGTTGTTGGATTTATTCGCTCCAATGAGCTCGAAAAAATGGCCGAGTTTGATCAAGAATATATTGATGCCGCCAAACCCGATGGAATTTGGCAAACACTCATTTTAGCAGGTGCTATTCCAAAGGAAGCCCGCAATATTCACCTTTATTCCTATGAGGTTCCAACTTATTTTGGACTGATCTGCGCAGAAATCACATCCAGTCAAACATCCTATCATGTTTACTGA
- a CDS encoding NUDIX domain-containing protein, with amino-acid sequence MKNPFHHLARAVFIHENKILLAQAKGDTNTFLPGGHVEFGESAKETLKREIQEEMGIDCAPDHFLGLIEHKWEKKGILHCEIN; translated from the coding sequence ATGAAAAATCCATTTCATCATTTAGCGCGAGCCGTTTTTATCCATGAGAATAAAATACTACTTGCTCAAGCAAAGGGGGATACAAACACCTTCCTCCCTGGTGGTCATGTCGAATTTGGAGAAAGTGCCAAAGAAACTTTAAAACGAGAAATTCAAGAGGAAATGGGTATTGATTGTGCACCAGATCATTTTCTTGGATTAATCGAGCATAAGTGGGAGAAAAAAGGAATACTCCATTGTGAAATTAATTAA
- a CDS encoding 2'-5' RNA ligase family protein translates to MYGVVAHFDEESERYIKEVWKELSDQAISTYAEEVIDRRPHITLASYQRLNMDRFLPLFQSCYESSSKLPITLSSLGTFMNTGMIFLAPTPSIELLVLHMKHHQMLEEFNDQPDSLYLPTRWIPHCTIANRLPMHKLKEAFEYCTKRMKPIDAQISEVALIKVVDEGGGRSRVETIKACPLR, encoded by the coding sequence ATGTACGGAGTTGTTGCGCATTTTGACGAAGAATCAGAGAGATATATTAAAGAAGTGTGGAAAGAACTTAGTGATCAAGCCATATCTACCTATGCTGAAGAAGTAATAGATAGAAGACCACATATTACACTTGCTTCTTATCAAAGGCTAAATATGGATCGATTTCTTCCTCTTTTTCAATCTTGTTATGAATCGAGTTCTAAGCTACCGATTACATTAAGTTCATTAGGAACCTTTATGAATACAGGGATGATATTTTTAGCTCCTACACCTTCTATTGAGTTATTAGTTTTGCATATGAAGCATCATCAAATGCTCGAGGAATTTAATGATCAACCCGACTCACTTTATCTCCCAACTAGATGGATTCCACATTGTACAATTGCAAATCGATTACCTATGCATAAGTTGAAAGAAGCTTTCGAGTATTGCACCAAGCGAATGAAACCCATTGATGCGCAAATAAGTGAGGTGGCTTTAATTAAAGTAGTGGATGAAGGTGGGGGAAGATCTAGAGTAGAAACGATAAAAGCATGTCCCCTCAGATAA
- a CDS encoding nitroreductase family protein gives MTNKDFYSAIENRRSYYGISSEAVVSNERIQEVINHAVKHTPSSFNSQSARVVVLTGENHTKLWNITTETLRKIVPAENFGSTQDKMNAFGSGYGTVLFFEDNTVIESLQKQFPLYAENFPVWSQQSNGMLQHVIWTSLELEGFGASLQHYNPLIDDEVKKEWNIPSGWKLIAQMPFGKPTAPAGDKEFAPLEDRVKFYN, from the coding sequence ATGACAAACAAAGATTTTTATTCTGCTATTGAAAATAGACGTTCTTATTATGGAATCAGCAGTGAAGCGGTAGTATCTAATGAAAGAATTCAAGAAGTGATTAATCATGCGGTAAAGCATACCCCTTCATCATTTAATTCACAATCAGCAAGAGTGGTTGTGTTAACTGGTGAAAATCATACAAAACTATGGAATATTACAACAGAAACATTAAGAAAAATTGTTCCAGCTGAAAACTTTGGTTCTACACAAGACAAGATGAATGCTTTCGGTAGTGGGTACGGAACAGTATTATTCTTTGAAGATAATACTGTAATCGAATCATTACAGAAGCAATTCCCATTATATGCAGAGAATTTCCCAGTTTGGTCACAACAATCAAACGGAATGCTTCAACATGTAATTTGGACTTCATTAGAGCTTGAAGGCTTTGGCGCATCATTGCAACACTACAATCCACTTATTGATGATGAAGTGAAAAAAGAGTGGAACATTCCAAGTGGATGGAAGCTAATTGCTCAAATGCCATTTGGTAAACCAACTGCACCAGCAGGTGACAAAGAATTCGCACCATTAGAAGATCGTGTGAAATTTTATAACTAA
- a CDS encoding response regulator transcription factor, which produces MLNILIVDDDSHIRELLRHTLQSEGYFVFEATDGNEASQLLTKQQIHLAVVDVMMPHKDGWQLTEEIRKYYDFPVILLTAKDQLEDKEKGFSVGTDDYLTKPFEPKELLFRMKALLRRFQMVNSEKITLNDIVIDRKSYEVHCNKKQLMLPMKEFELLAQLASYPDRIFTRDELIQLIWGHDFEGDERTVDVHIKRLRERFKNHANDFSIKTVRGVGYKLEVAKQ; this is translated from the coding sequence ATGTTAAATATTTTAATTGTGGATGATGATTCTCATATTCGCGAGCTTTTAAGACATACGCTGCAATCGGAAGGATACTTTGTTTTTGAAGCAACGGACGGAAATGAGGCATCACAATTACTCACTAAACAACAGATTCACTTAGCGGTAGTTGACGTGATGATGCCCCATAAAGATGGATGGCAGTTAACTGAAGAGATTAGGAAATACTATGATTTCCCTGTTATTCTACTAACAGCGAAGGATCAACTAGAGGATAAAGAAAAGGGTTTTTCAGTCGGTACAGATGATTATTTAACCAAACCGTTTGAGCCAAAGGAATTGCTGTTTCGTATGAAAGCATTATTACGTCGATTTCAAATGGTGAATTCCGAAAAAATCACACTAAATGATATTGTTATTGATCGTAAAAGCTATGAAGTGCATTGCAACAAAAAACAGCTGATGTTGCCGATGAAGGAATTTGAGTTATTGGCACAACTCGCAAGTTATCCTGACCGAATATTTACACGTGACGAATTAATTCAGCTTATATGGGGACATGATTTTGAAGGGGATGAGCGGACAGTAGATGTTCATATTAAACGGCTACGAGAGCGCTTTAAGAATCATGCGAATGACTTTAGTATTAAAACGGTACGTGGTGTCGGATATAAACTGGAGGTCGCCAAGCAGTGA
- a CDS encoding excalibur calcium-binding domain-containing protein, translating to MKKLVFLALACILIFAFGLSDTSKAKTQIISYKNCKELNKVYRGGVAQSASVKNKGGKTRYTPFVSKELYNKNTHLDRDKDLIACER from the coding sequence ATGAAAAAACTAGTTTTTCTAGCTCTTGCATGTATTTTAATTTTTGCCTTTGGATTATCAGATACATCTAAAGCTAAGACACAAATCATTTCTTATAAAAACTGCAAAGAGCTAAATAAGGTATATCGTGGTGGTGTCGCTCAATCTGCATCAGTCAAAAACAAAGGCGGGAAAACACGCTATACCCCTTTTGTTTCAAAGGAGCTCTACAATAAGAATACACATTTAGATCGTGATAAAGATTTAATTGCCTGTGAGCGATAA
- a CDS encoding VOC family protein, whose product MEFHQAPQTFVSQVDLKVSDLERSLAFYQQIIGFQIIKQTDKVAFLTADGKTPLVKIEQPDNVREKQSRTTGLYHFAILLPSRKDLGKILQHFLEVGYPLQGASDHLVSEAIYLADPDGNGIEIYADRPASTWVWNDGQVHMTTEPIDAQGLLAEGRGQKWEGLPSGTTMGHIHLHVSELEKIEEFYCKGLGFNIVTRYGNQALFLSTGGYHHHIGLNTWNGIGAPKPADNSVGLKWFTLQFPSEEARQQVLENLRSLEVMVSEVEGSYFIEDPSGNRIQLNI is encoded by the coding sequence ATGGAATTCCATCAAGCACCTCAGACTTTCGTTAGTCAAGTTGACTTGAAGGTTTCAGATTTGGAACGTTCTCTTGCTTTTTATCAACAGATCATTGGCTTTCAAATTATTAAGCAAACAGATAAAGTTGCCTTTTTAACTGCTGATGGAAAAACACCGTTAGTAAAGATTGAGCAGCCTGATAATGTACGTGAAAAGCAATCAAGAACAACTGGACTATATCATTTTGCCATACTTTTACCGAGTCGAAAGGATTTGGGGAAGATATTACAGCATTTTCTTGAAGTTGGTTATCCGCTACAAGGGGCTTCTGATCATTTAGTCAGTGAAGCGATATATCTAGCAGATCCAGATGGAAATGGAATTGAGATTTATGCAGATCGTCCTGCCTCAACATGGGTATGGAACGATGGACAGGTCCATATGACAACTGAACCCATTGATGCACAAGGTCTTTTAGCAGAGGGACGTGGACAAAAATGGGAGGGACTCCCAAGTGGAACAACGATGGGCCATATTCATTTGCATGTTTCAGAGCTAGAAAAGATTGAGGAATTCTATTGTAAGGGATTAGGGTTCAATATTGTCACTAGATATGGAAATCAAGCGCTTTTCCTATCTACAGGTGGCTATCATCATCATATCGGTTTAAATACTTGGAATGGAATAGGCGCACCTAAGCCTGCAGATAATAGTGTTGGACTGAAATGGTTCACATTGCAGTTTCCAAGTGAAGAAGCGAGACAACAGGTACTAGAAAATTTGCGAAGCCTGGAAGTTATGGTAAGTGAGGTAGAGGGAAGTTACTTTATCGAAGATCCTTCTGGAAATCGTATTCAGTTAAACATTTAG
- a CDS encoding DJ-1/PfpI family protein: MKRKALLFIFEGFCEFEISTAISMLRSTHDLHTFALANHAYRSEAGLNVLPDMTLKEIDGADYDVLIIPGGDLKPIAEAHELFRWVANFAEQGKIIAAIAVVYMF, encoded by the coding sequence ATGAAAAGAAAAGCATTACTATTTATTTTCGAGGGATTCTGTGAGTTTGAAATTAGCACAGCTATTTCAATGTTAAGAAGCACTCATGACTTACATACATTTGCCTTGGCTAATCATGCTTATCGGTCAGAAGCAGGGCTAAATGTGCTTCCTGATATGACTCTAAAAGAGATTGATGGAGCGGATTACGACGTTCTCATCATACCAGGTGGTGATTTAAAGCCTATAGCAGAAGCGCATGAATTGTTTCGCTGGGTTGCTAACTTTGCTGAACAAGGTAAAATTATTGCTGCGATTGCAGTGGTGTATATGTTCTAG
- a CDS encoding DUF2935 domain-containing protein, which yields MQFYYRNQMPLRVLDECEFWKQQEEEHTVVIRELMKDLETEFFDALFEWETAFREAHGRVVRFIETTIRTTGTFTYELYRELTKLVSFCLEQSVQFIAFCNQLIQESEPIVNNPTAKVVMKHIIDESEYFVGIAQAVLYSKYI from the coding sequence ATGCAATTTTACTATAGAAATCAAATGCCATTACGCGTGCTTGATGAGTGCGAGTTTTGGAAGCAGCAAGAAGAAGAGCATACAGTCGTCATCCGGGAGCTAATGAAAGATTTAGAGACTGAGTTTTTTGATGCACTTTTTGAATGGGAAACCGCGTTTCGTGAGGCACATGGTCGGGTGGTACGTTTTATTGAAACAACCATCCGTACAACGGGTACATTTACTTATGAATTATATCGGGAATTAACAAAACTCGTATCTTTTTGTTTGGAGCAAAGTGTACAATTCATTGCTTTTTGTAATCAACTGATTCAGGAAAGTGAACCAATCGTCAACAATCCAACGGCAAAAGTAGTTATGAAGCATATTATTGATGAATCGGAGTATTTTGTCGGCATCGCTCAGGCAGTTTTATATAGTAAGTACATATAG
- a CDS encoding FUSC family protein, whose amino-acid sequence MKKKKIIKIRTTSKHKGWRGVFHINRTPKYPWKKAISAAITMGLPFLIGALFGHIEWGLLAGIGGFTSLYVHNESYKQRAIKLIIVNIGLVVSFALGIICGFSFLSTSLILGIISFLSTFICSAYKVPPPSGYFFVLVCGIGTGLQMTLTAALLPIGIALMGGCLAWLIGMSEWFFDIKEITQTTRNHTWKAALNDSSILLASIRNGAAIFVATLIAFALGFHRPYWVSISCASVLQGATISIILHRSFQRSIGTAVGVFIAGGILALQPSYWLLGLCVMTLQFLVEMIIVRNYAFAVVFITPLALLIAETGRSDTVIPALIEARLLETLLGCAIGLATAYLIWKRSEKS is encoded by the coding sequence GTGAAAAAGAAAAAAATTATTAAAATACGAACGACATCGAAACATAAGGGGTGGAGAGGGGTATTTCATATTAATCGTACCCCGAAATATCCATGGAAAAAGGCCATTTCAGCTGCAATAACGATGGGACTCCCTTTTTTGATAGGTGCTTTATTTGGCCATATTGAATGGGGCTTGCTTGCTGGTATCGGAGGTTTTACCTCTTTATATGTTCATAATGAATCTTATAAACAAAGAGCGATTAAATTAATCATTGTCAATATTGGATTAGTAGTTTCCTTTGCTTTAGGAATTATTTGTGGTTTTTCCTTTTTGTCTACTTCCTTGATTTTAGGAATCATTAGTTTTCTGTCGACTTTTATCTGTAGTGCCTATAAGGTTCCTCCTCCATCAGGCTATTTTTTTGTCCTTGTTTGTGGAATTGGTACGGGCTTGCAGATGACTTTAACTGCAGCATTACTTCCTATTGGCATCGCATTGATGGGGGGATGTCTTGCATGGTTGATTGGAATGTCGGAATGGTTCTTTGATATAAAGGAAATCACTCAAACAACAAGAAATCATACGTGGAAAGCTGCCTTAAATGATTCAAGTATACTATTAGCTTCAATAAGGAATGGAGCAGCTATTTTTGTTGCAACACTTATAGCATTTGCTTTAGGATTTCACAGACCTTATTGGGTATCCATTTCATGTGCAAGTGTGCTACAAGGTGCGACGATCTCGATTATTCTCCATCGGAGTTTCCAGCGATCAATAGGAACAGCAGTAGGTGTTTTTATTGCAGGTGGAATTCTTGCCCTACAGCCCTCCTATTGGTTATTGGGGCTATGTGTCATGACATTACAATTTTTAGTAGAAATGATTATTGTTCGTAACTATGCCTTTGCCGTCGTATTCATTACTCCACTTGCCCTACTTATTGCAGAAACAGGCCGTTCCGATACCGTTATTCCTGCCCTCATAGAGGCTAGATTGCTTGAAACATTATTAGGCTGTGCAATTGGATTAGCAACCGCCTATCTTATATGGAAGCGATCAGAAAAATCGTAA
- a CDS encoding NUDIX hydrolase translates to MGYIMELRKVVGSRPLIMTGANVILLNKQNELLLQLRKDNHCWGLPGGSMEPGESLIEVAARELHEETGLKAKKLSLFQIFSGEELYYQYPHGDEVYNVVATYICSDYEGELQADKEEVEELRFYSLKELPEKISPPDWPVVKEFLKKKTSII, encoded by the coding sequence ATGGGGTATATCATGGAATTAAGAAAGGTAGTCGGAAGTCGTCCGCTTATTATGACAGGAGCGAATGTCATCCTTCTAAATAAACAAAATGAATTGTTATTGCAGTTAAGAAAAGATAATCATTGCTGGGGGCTTCCTGGCGGATCAATGGAGCCGGGAGAATCCCTCATAGAGGTAGCGGCAAGAGAGTTACACGAAGAAACTGGATTAAAGGCAAAAAAGCTTAGTTTATTTCAGATTTTTTCAGGAGAGGAGCTCTATTATCAATATCCACATGGTGATGAGGTCTATAATGTTGTAGCTACTTATATCTGTTCCGATTATGAAGGAGAGTTACAGGCAGATAAAGAGGAAGTGGAGGAGTTACGTTTTTATTCACTTAAGGAATTACCTGAAAAAATTAGCCCTCCTGATTGGCCGGTTGTGAAAGAGTTTTTAAAAAAGAAAACTTCAATAATCTAA
- a CDS encoding sensor histidine kinase, translated as MKTLYLRIVVTTIVVMIFSSLLSFFLSNAYYHFYLKPHNDEKVTRMAKDIQSYYQNHSSIDINQYLSHISQLGYQMYLVASDGNGTFYGGDFRKKELDQYIIQDVVSGKTYHGINQFPSKLFVTGFFDNVLKNTIGVPVIVDGAPHALFIRPNLEVQFGEMRIFFAILLAVTILLSVIFVVISTRYIVKPISKLTEATKKIAKGNYNIQLQVHRRDEIGQLASHFSSMTKSLEQLEAMRQEFVSNVSHEIQSPLASIQGFSQTLQLETITEEKRKHYLSIIEDESRRLSQLSKQLLTLASLDKEEGIVEKDRFDLSQQIKQVLFMTEWSWREKDIAIDMELPSVFIHADQKLLQQAWTNLITNSIKFSETGGTISINIRSDNEKCYIEISDTGIGISKEDLPHIFQRFYKADKSRIRKEGSSGLGLAITKKIIELHDGKIHVESMLGRGTTFFIELPLTSN; from the coding sequence GTGAAAACACTTTATTTACGAATCGTCGTCACGACAATCGTTGTGATGATATTCAGCAGTCTACTTTCCTTTTTCCTCTCCAATGCTTACTATCATTTTTATTTAAAGCCTCATAATGATGAAAAGGTAACGAGAATGGCTAAGGATATTCAATCCTATTATCAGAACCATTCCAGTATAGATATAAACCAATATTTGTCCCATATCAGCCAGTTAGGATATCAAATGTATTTAGTCGCTTCTGATGGAAATGGGACCTTCTATGGTGGTGATTTTCGAAAAAAAGAATTGGATCAATATATTATTCAGGATGTAGTTAGTGGTAAAACATATCATGGAATCAATCAATTTCCTTCTAAACTGTTCGTGACGGGTTTTTTTGATAATGTTTTGAAGAATACAATTGGGGTACCTGTAATCGTTGACGGAGCTCCTCATGCCCTTTTTATTCGCCCAAATCTTGAAGTCCAGTTTGGAGAAATGCGGATCTTTTTTGCCATTTTACTAGCTGTTACTATTCTGCTTAGTGTGATTTTTGTCGTGATTAGCACTAGATATATTGTAAAGCCAATCAGTAAATTAACGGAGGCCACCAAGAAGATTGCAAAAGGAAATTATAATATTCAATTACAAGTGCATCGGCGCGATGAAATCGGACAGCTTGCAAGTCATTTTTCCTCAATGACCAAGAGCTTGGAGCAGCTGGAAGCCATGCGCCAGGAGTTTGTTTCTAATGTATCGCATGAAATTCAATCACCACTTGCCTCAATTCAGGGATTCTCACAAACCTTACAACTAGAAACTATTACAGAGGAAAAGAGAAAGCACTATCTTTCGATCATCGAGGATGAAAGTCGTCGTTTATCACAATTAAGTAAACAATTACTTACCCTTGCATCTTTAGATAAAGAGGAAGGAATTGTTGAAAAGGATAGGTTCGATCTTTCCCAACAAATCAAGCAGGTGCTGTTTATGACAGAATGGAGCTGGAGAGAAAAAGACATAGCCATTGATATGGAGCTTCCATCTGTTTTTATTCATGCCGATCAGAAGCTGCTTCAACAGGCTTGGACGAATCTGATTACAAATAGTATTAAATTTAGCGAAACCGGAGGTACGATTTCAATAAATATCCGTTCAGATAATGAAAAATGTTATATCGAGATATCGGATACAGGAATTGGCATTTCAAAAGAGGATCTTCCACATATTTTTCAACGCTTTTATAAAGCAGATAAATCGCGGATTCGAAAAGAAGGAAGTAGTGGTTTAGGACTGGCTATTACGAAAAAGATTATCGAATTGCATGATGGGAAAATCCACGTAGAAAGCATGTTAGGAAGAGGAACCACATTCTTTATCGAACTCCCTTTAACATCAAATTGA
- a CDS encoding nitric oxide synthase oxygenase, which translates to MKTIGLIIGGSTLNIDILTEAEEFIRTYYKETNKTEDQLKQRLNEIQREIQENGHYYHTYDELDYGAKVAWRNSNHCIGRLFWENLQVIDQRQLTTEKAIYAALLEHIEYATNKGRIRPTITIFHQQTKHHSVRIWNHQLIRYAGYETDDGIIGDPDSLAFTKACQDLGWKGKHTPFDVLPLVIQIDDHSPKWFDIPSELILEVPIRHPELEWFEDLGLKWYGVPIISSMRLEIGGITYSAAPFNGWYMGTEIGARNLADESRYNMLPKISDLMGLNKRSNTSLWKDRALLELNTAVLHSYKEDGVSIVDHHTAAKQFKRFEENEVDAGRTPTGNWVWLIPPLSPATTHIFHKPYKNEIKKPNYFYQPAPFTK; encoded by the coding sequence ATGAAAACAATAGGATTGATCATAGGAGGATCCACTTTGAACATAGATATTCTTACAGAAGCAGAAGAATTTATTCGTACATACTACAAAGAAACGAATAAAACCGAAGATCAACTTAAACAAAGACTGAATGAAATCCAACGGGAGATTCAGGAAAACGGACATTATTATCATACATATGATGAATTAGACTACGGGGCAAAAGTGGCATGGCGGAACAGTAATCATTGCATCGGCAGACTATTTTGGGAAAATTTACAGGTCATCGACCAAAGACAGCTAACTACCGAGAAAGCGATATATGCTGCTCTACTAGAACATATTGAGTATGCAACAAATAAAGGGCGAATCCGTCCAACGATTACGATTTTCCACCAGCAAACCAAACATCATTCTGTCCGGATCTGGAATCATCAATTAATTCGTTATGCAGGCTACGAAACAGATGATGGCATAATCGGGGATCCAGATTCCCTCGCATTTACTAAAGCTTGTCAAGATTTAGGTTGGAAGGGTAAGCACACTCCTTTTGATGTTTTACCTTTAGTCATTCAAATCGATGATCATTCCCCAAAATGGTTTGATATTCCAAGCGAATTGATTCTTGAGGTTCCGATTCGCCATCCGGAGCTAGAATGGTTTGAGGACTTAGGATTAAAATGGTATGGCGTTCCTATCATTTCTAGTATGCGTCTTGAAATCGGTGGCATCACTTATTCTGCCGCCCCATTCAATGGCTGGTATATGGGAACCGAAATTGGTGCACGTAACCTTGCAGATGAATCTAGATATAATATGCTCCCAAAAATTAGTGATCTTATGGGTCTGAATAAGCGAAGCAATACCTCACTTTGGAAAGACCGGGCATTACTTGAATTGAATACCGCTGTACTGCATTCATATAAAGAAGACGGTGTCAGTATTGTGGACCATCATACAGCAGCAAAGCAGTTTAAACGATTTGAAGAAAATGAAGTTGATGCGGGAAGAACTCCCACTGGAAATTGGGTGTGGCTCATACCACCTCTATCACCTGCAACTACTCATATTTTTCATAAGCCGTATAAAAATGAGATTAAAAAACCAAATTATTTTTATCAACCTGCTCCATTTACAAAATAA
- a CDS encoding CBO0543 family protein, producing MVGLITAIIIFNFIAFKVAAKKLSTNRIVHIIAFTLVLQTIFDLYIEFKYHGYWYFTKGIEYSGLLAHLLVVPPVNVLFIKWYPHHAKWWKVFLYYLLWEIGTLGYEFLALLPEPWGYFHYGWWNIGYSIILNPILLILLYLYYKWIVKIEKSACNHYERGLL from the coding sequence ATGGTAGGACTTATTACTGCAATTATTATTTTTAATTTTATTGCATTTAAAGTAGCAGCAAAAAAACTATCAACTAATCGAATCGTACACATTATCGCATTTACCCTCGTATTGCAAACAATTTTCGATCTATATATTGAATTTAAATACCATGGATATTGGTATTTTACCAAGGGGATTGAGTATTCAGGATTGCTTGCTCATCTCCTTGTAGTTCCACCTGTAAATGTATTGTTTATAAAATGGTATCCACATCATGCGAAATGGTGGAAAGTATTTCTATATTATTTACTATGGGAAATCGGAACTTTAGGATATGAATTTTTAGCTCTTCTCCCAGAGCCATGGGGATATTTTCATTATGGCTGGTGGAATATCGGATATTCCATTATTCTTAATCCGATCTTATTGATCCTATTATATTTATATTACAAGTGGATAGTAAAAATAGAAAAAAGTGCATGTAATCATTATGAAAGAGGCTTATTATGA